The Drosophila bipectinata strain 14024-0381.07 chromosome 2L, DbipHiC1v2, whole genome shotgun sequence genome has a segment encoding these proteins:
- the LOC108126691 gene encoding UDP-glycosyltransferase UGT5-like yields the protein MMTNAIIRELVRRGHEVTFVTPVSMGKEDLGPNYKEILFAPYDNWSDIRETTKISSAMELTDLPIFDFFRMVYTMGIHNTNFAFEQPEIQAVINEKNKVGKYDLLLTEQFFNEGALILGHLYQIPIVTLSTSGYANYLSQLVGIVSPWSYVPHKWMAYTDRMPFWERVGNAFVSGSEDLYREFKYYPEQDAILRKHFSNLLVRVPTIKELERNISAILLNTYLPLASPRPTSFNMIQVGGLHIQPSKGLPKDLQEFLDEATHGVIYFSLGSQVRSAELPPEKLKIFLDVFSSLKQRVLWKFENETLPELPSNVKVHKWLPQGDVLAHPNIKVFIAHGGLFGIQEAVYHGVPVLGMPVYGDQSLNLQRGKSLGFALVLDYRRLSEDELRSSLIELLENPKYRINMNEASRVYRNRPLSAMDTAIYWIEYVITHRGAPHLVAYGVDLAWYQFYLLDVIGLVVFIGFMTILALRFFCRKLFSLNLKKSKKTLTKNKSKQN from the exons ATGATGACAAATGCCATTATCCGGGAGCTGGTTAGACGTGGACACGAAGTGACTTTTGTAACGCCCGTTTCAATGGGGAAAGAGGATCTGGGTCCAAATTACAAGGAGATTTTATTTGCCCCATATGATAACTGGAGTGACA TAAGAGAAACGACTAAAATAAGCAGTGCTATGGAACTGACAGACCTGCCCATATTCGACTTTTTCCGAATGGTATATACGATGGGCATTCACAATACTAACTTCGCCTTTGAGCAGCCGGAGATCCAGGCAGTCATCAATGAGAAAAACAAAGTTGGAAAGTACGACTTGCTGCTTACGGAACAGTTCTTCAACGAGGGAGCCCTTATCCTGGGCCACCTGTACCAGATACCCATTGTTACCCTTTCCACCTCAGGGTATGCCAACTATTTGAGTCAGTTGGTGGGCATTGTGTCCCCCTGGTCGTATGTTCCCCATAAATGGATGGCCTACACCGATCGCATGCCTTTTTGGGAGCGCGTTGGCAATGCTTTTGTCAGCGGATCTGAGGATCTGTATCGAGAGTTTAAATACTACCCGGAACAGGATGCCATCCTACGCAAACACTTTTCCAATTTATTGGTCAGAGTTCCCACAATCAAGGAGCTGGAACGGAATATTTCAGCTATTTTGCTGAACACTTACCTGCCATTGGCCTCTCCCAGACCCACGTCCTTCAACATGATTCAAGTAGGAGGTCTTCACATTCAGCCTTCCAAAGGATTGCCAAAGGATCTGCAAGAGTTTCTTGATGAAGCTACCCATGGAGTTATTTACTTTAGTTTGG gATCCCAAGTGAGAAGCGCCGAGCTACCTCCTgaaaagctaaaaatatttcttgatGTGTTCAGCAGCTTAAAGCAGCGAGTTTTATGGAAGTTCGAGAATGAGACATTGCCAGAGCTGCCATCCAATGTGAAGGTTCACAAGTGGTTGCCACAGGGAGATGTCTTGGCACATCCTAACATAAAAGTCTTTATCGCCCATGGAGGGCTTTTTGGGATCCAAGAGGCAGTCTACCATGGAGTACCAGTGCTCGGCATGCCTGTTTATGGCGACCAGTCTTTGAATCTTCAAAGAGGAAAAAGCTTGGGATTTGCACTTGTCCTAGACTACCGTCGTCTATCAGAAGATGAGCTGCGATCCTCTCTCATTGAGCTCCTTGAGAATCCCAAGTACAGGATCAATATGAACGAGGCCTCACGGGTGTACCGGAATCGCCCTCTGAGTGCGATGGACACTGCCATATACTGGATAGAATATGTAATTACCCATCGAGGAGCACCACATTTGGTGGCTTATGGAGTTGACTTGGCTTGGTACCAATTCTACTTATTGGATGTTATTGGATTGGTAGTTTTTATTGGCTTCATGACTATATTagctttaagatttttttgtcggaaattgttttcattaaacttgaaaaaatcaaagaaaactttaactaaaaataaatcaaaacagaactaa